In Lolium rigidum isolate FL_2022 chromosome 3, APGP_CSIRO_Lrig_0.1, whole genome shotgun sequence, the genomic window ACTGCGAAGGACTTTTGTGATATGAGATTTGTTTCGGTAGATCAGCATCTGCAAATATATATACACcgcaaattttaaaataaaaggtATTTTCGCAAGATTTTTAAACTAGTTCTTCAATAGTCCATACTAATTTACGTACAAATCGATCCAAAAGAGCCTATATATAGCTAGttcctaaaccctaatagctagctCGGGATACATCACTGGGACTTGTGGGGGGCAGTCGCGGCGCCATCGGCTTCACTCCTTATCGTCGGCGTAGTCCACGATGACGAATCCTTGGCGCCACGCCCCAAACTAGACCACCTGCCGCTCCCCCTCCTCGATGGATCTGACCCTTTCGCATGGCACCCATCCAGGCGCCATGTTTACATTGCATGACGCCATTAGGTAGGGTGTCATGGTAGGGTGCCATGGTCCAGGGGCGGATCCACATCCACGTACGTTGGGCCTAGTGGGGCCTAGGCCTCCAGCCAATTTTTGGTTTTACAGTGTTGAAGCTTATTATTTTACTACTTAAGTCCCAACTTAGCCAAGGAATAAGGCCCCCATTCACTAAGTCCCCACTAGAATTTTGGGCTGGTCCACCACTGCCATGGTCTCATGACACAGTGACTTCTTGTAACTTTCGGTGCTATGTAAGATAATGGCGTCCTACCGCACggtaaaatgcaaaaaaaaaagtcaaattgTGATTTTTTTTTCACACATCTGGTTTATTTTGCGAAGAAATTGCAGAAAAGAGTGAATTTTGTCTATCTTCCGAAGTGTCAAAAAGGATCCGAGGATGTCAAAGCGAGAATGAGGACCTGGTATGCTAGTAGTACTGGCTGACAGTGGCTGGTACCAGATTTCGAATGGTTCGGTAAGGTAAGACCAAAACTGGCGGTCGCGTCGTGTCATGCGCCCCCACCCCACCGGCGACGCAACGCAACAGCAGGCGACCGAGCGAGTGCTGGTGGTTGCGCACCTTCACTACCCATTTGGCTTTTGGCCTTTACTGATGCCGACCTTCCTTCATTCCCCTCTCGTCTCGCTCGCGTCGGGAGCTTTCCCCCCCAGGCCCGGGCTGGGATCGCCCGCGCGCCAATCATGCCGTCAATCACACCACACCTTGCAGCCGCATCGTCCGTTCCCGTCCGCAGCGAGATATCGATCGAGTTCTCGCcatcattttgttttgttttgacgtCGAACCAAATCAGCAACTACCGTCAGACAGTGGCGCTGCGGTGCCGTGCCTTCACGGCATCTCCGGCGGGCGTGACGCATATGAGACGCTAAAATGAATGTGTCGTCCGATTACGTCTGGTTGAATGGTCGAAATTGATCGCGCGTCCACTTACGTCTAAAAGTATCTAAGCGGatcgacgcataatttttttctaCACTGATAAacccataatttacattaataaaaatacATAAAAGATTTTAAAATGGCCAGTAAGGCCTGCTAAAACCTATGGGctactgctcgtcgtcgctgccgaggtCGATAACTCCGGCGCCCGTCATGGAAGCTAGTACGCCGACGGTGGAGGAGAAAGGGCAGCATGCGGATTCTGCGGCCAGGCCGTCAACGATGCAGGAGGCTatggtgaaggtggccacggatcccAGGCCATTGAAGGAGCAGCAGTCGGCCCGTGGGCATTGGAATGCGTCGGCGTGGCAGGAGGAGTCGGCGGCCTCCCCTGCACGAGCACCGACTCGCAAAGCTAGATGGCGAGCCCGTACCAcatagcgagctcgttgagctcgtcgagctcactattggccagtgccatggcaatggcctcctcctcgctaaTGTCCGACGGTTGGGTCCCCAGATCTCACGCCAGCCCGCCATGATCGTGGTCGTTGTCTCCGCACTCGGCCTCGGCGGTGTAGTTGTCctcatcgtcctcgtcgtcgttgtcgttctTGTTTTCTTTCACagcgatctcgcggtcgaagtagtcgaggtcgacgaggtatcccgctcggcggcgcgcgtcgaactcccacgtcccgaacgagatccagttgtaggagttgaccGCGTACGCCGAATCTTCTCGGAGATCTGCCGGCACGTTGGCTCGGCAGCGACGCACCTCGTCACAGCGCTCTCGGCCCTCGTGTAGCACTGGAGGGACTGGCACACGCctagagttgaggtaccagcctcctccaggAAGGTTAGCGTCCGACCATGGCACCGATCGGTTTTCCTCCCAGAGGCGACGCACGAACTCGATGCGAACATACCACCCGACCCgcggcttcttgccggaccgcgagccgctagccccGTGGTCGTTCTTCGTTTTGTGGAACGGACAAGAttccttccccatggcgtcggtcgtGTGGATACGGCGGACTCTGGCAATGGTGTGGTGGAGAAAATGGACGCCACCAGGGGAGGTTTAAaaggctcggacgccatctcgcccTACCACTGTGACGCCGCCCACAAGCGCACACGCGCGGAAGCCGAGACGCGCCATTAACGCGACCCTAAaaagctgcagcgcgccgcccgtaagTTATGCCGTGCCAAAGATGGAGCATCTTTACCGCTGCCAGGCGAGCCCATGCGAGAAGCATGCGGACGACCGCTGCGTCCGCCGCGCAGCTTCCGCGCGGACGCAAATGTGCCGCATATTTGGGtcgcatttgcgtctcaacggacGGGTTGAACATTATGCGTCGGGCCGCTAGAACGTGGTAAGCGCATTTTCGGTCGGGCGCGTCCATTTGCATcaacccgttggagatgccctcagacaGGGTGGGAAATGGCAGCGAATAATCTAAATTATCCAATATTTGAAAATGAAAATTGATTTGGTATTTACAAATACAaatatggtttgaattttgaagcAAATGTAGATATTGAAATGGATATATCTGCATCCAAATAAAATTAGGTTGGCCTGTTTTAGCAATTCTATCTTGATGTGCCCGATATGGAGCTCGTTTTttcaatgattcaaaaatcagtgTTTTGATTTTAAAAAGAATTCAGAGCTCAAAATTGTAGATGTAGACAAAAAATGTAATCTACCCGCGAAAAATTCTCACTTTGAAATACCCAGTATTTGGGGCTGCACAAAAATGACGAAATCTAACGTGTAAAGTAGTAGTGATTTCTAAAACTTGCATGTGCGAAAAGTCTCTTTGCCACATGAGACCAGTGCTCCCAGTATTTGAAAAACACATTTTTGtgattttaaaaaatctgaaattaaatgCACACATGCATTTAAACATTTCGAAGGTACTGTGTAAATTTTGgatgaaaatatgttgtattttgagctatatgaaaaagataaatttctAACAAAAATCTGAATTTTCCATCTCTATGAATTTGTTATTTTCTCCTTAGCTTAAAATACAACGCAATTTCTACCAAAAATCTGCACAAGTATTCATAACATGTGTACGTATTAAATGAATAAATTTATGTTTTTTAAAACACAAGTATAATTTTTAAATATTACAAAAACCAGGAGCACTAGCACCTGGGTGCACCAAATCTGCTCGCATATGTCCGTATTCTGTCAGATTTTGTCACTTTCGTTAAGCTCAGAATATTAGGTATTTCGGGTTGAGATTTTATACGTTGGTAGAGCACAACATTATATGTCTTGATTTTTTCGAAACTTTGAAATcatgttttcaaattttcagaaaaacCAAGCTCCAAAGCGAATTTCCGTATGTCCTACTAATAATGAGATGGAAAAGGAAGAGAAACACTTCACATTATTGTCACTGGTCGCTATGCAAAGCCCTTTTTTTTCATGCACACGTAGCAGGCTACTACCTACACAGGTGGGGTGGGGAATTCGGGTCGCTACTTGCTAGGCTCGGAGAAGAGCTTGCTTGGATTGGATGGAGtcctaggaggaggaggaggaggaggagcagagtgCGGCGTCGCTGACGCAGACGCTCTTCCTGGCGAGcacgcgctgctgctgctgctgcgtccGCTTGCAGTAGGCGATGGCGCCCTGGATCAGCCCCTCCGGCTCGCACTCCGACCGGCAGCTGCTGCTCCTCGTCAGCGCCGCGGGGACGCTCCCGCACGACTTTCTCCTCGTTGAGGAcacaggcggcggaggcggcgctggcgttggcgttggcgcgggTGCTCTTGTCGTCGACGGCCGCCACCTGATCACGCCGGAGAAGGACTTGCGCTGCCGGATGCtggccgcgtgctcctcctcctcctcctccttctcctgctCGATGCTGCTCCTCAGCGTCGTCGGACCTGCGCCGCTGCCGCCGTTCTTGAATTGCCCAAACGGGCCCTTCTTGCCGCTAACGCTCCCGGAAGGGCACGGGACGCCAGCGCCGCCGCGGCACCGCTCGTGGTCGGAGCAGGACGTCCTGGCGAACAGCGACCGGAAGAAGGCCCGCGACGCCTGCAGCCTCGCGCGCACGGCCTTCCCGCGCGCTGCCCTCGCCGGCTGCGCGCCGCGGACATCATGCGACTGCTGCAGCGGCGCGACCGTGGCGGTGCTCCtcctgcagccgccgctgccagcGGTGGCTTCAGCGTGAGGGGCCTTGCCGCCCGGCCTCGGCGCCACCCTGTGCGTCCTGCCGCGGCAGGGCGTCTCCTCCGCGCAGGGCGCTCTGCTCCGGCACACCCGGAACTCGTACTCCCCGCAGGAGCTGAGATCCAGGTCGATGTACTCCTCCTCCCCGAACGAGTGCGCGCtcgtcatcgccatcgccatcgcaGCGCCGCCGTGCTCGGCCGTTGCTCTAGGGCACATTGCGGGGGGAGGAAGCAGAGGAAGGAAGCTGGTCAAGCAAAGCAATGGCTGGCTAGGCAGGGAGTTAAGAGGGGAAGGGGGGGCAGTGTCAGGAGTTTGAACAAAAATTATGGGCAAGGCGATGGCAGCGGCAGGGCAGGGAGGAATCCAAGAAAACAGAATGGGGTTGGGGCGCGGGCGTGGCCCCCTCTGTGGTCTTGGAGGCTGATTGATTCCACTCCAGGGATTGTCTTGTGCAATTGTGCTCACTCCCTCCCAGTAGATCAGACAGAGATCATGTGTTTGTGTAGCTCTTCTTGTATCTGGATGTGTTGTACTATGCTATGGGTTGTGTACTGTAGTTGTAGCACACTTCCTAGTACTCCCGTGTTGCAGTACCATGTACTAGTAGTACAAGTCATAGGAATTCCGAAGCAGATTTGGTGCACCCGAGCCTAGTGCtcccaaattttgaaattttaaaaaatgtattTTATATTTATATAAAATAAAAAACTATTCCATTAATACATACATATGTTTTGAATACCGTGCGAAGTTTCAATAGAAACTGTGTTGTcttttgagctacaggaaaaagATAAATTAATGGTTGTGCataggacagggtgtttctgcacccggtgcatatgcaccctttatttgaaatgcatattaaacatatttccaaatgttaaaaaaataaaaataaaaatgcctcgtgtataccttgacatgttacatgttcacaatgttgtttcagcaaaaaccgatatgttttgtgccctgtactaaaaagacaaatttttggtgttaaaatagtctatttctcgaggcattatttgtcttttttacacatggtacaaaaattgttggttttacgtgaaactttatgtgtacacatagaacatgtccctttacatgctaaatttttttcctaaatttttttactttttgaaatatgttttatacataccaggtgcatatgcacccatgatcagttttggttttccgtgCATAGAGATAGTTTTGTCAAAATTTGATCTTCTTTCTATAGTTCATAATACAACATATATTTCTCCGAAATTTCTACCGTACCTTCAGAAGATGTCGATGCATGTACGTACTTAagctcagatttttttgaaaccccAGAAATATATCTTTTAAAAACCGGGAGCtgccaaagacacttttcgaATTCACAGTTGCAACTTCACATATCACACAGAGCAAACAGTAACTAGATTTTGTATCATTGTCAAAGGCATGAGATTAGAGAAATATGAACAGGTTCTGGATGAGATGGCCTCTCTCTTTGGCTATTAGACCATGCACTATGTAGTGGGAAAGCGAACCATGGTGGCTCTTGATTCGGTTCAATACATAGCAGGGCATCGATTCATGATGTCTGACAGGAAAAGCGACTCAAGTATTTGGTTCGACTCATTCCAATAAAACAATGATATCTGTACAGTTTAGTGCATGCATGGAAGGAAGAGTGAGGTCTGCGTCCAAGCAAGGGATAAGAAAGAGAGTTTAATAATCTCAACTGGACCCTATTGCTACAGTTTGGTGCGGTTCCATACATAGTAGAAAATTGGAGACCGGTTCAAGTCTGACAACCTTTTACAATGAGTCGGCGCTACATAGTGTATGGCCTTAGAGCATCTCAACCGGCAGCACCTAAATAGGCGCCAGCAGGGACGCCGGCACTGGCGTATAGGGGCGCCGGCACAACAACCTCTATTTGGggacgctgctcccacaccggcgcccccaaaccggcggccccgatatatttagaaaatcaaattcaaaatttggaaacgatattcatacgaagttcgaacgaaatttgtacgAATTTAACGCGAAttcaaactaaaaaactaaaaaaaaacataTAGCGGCACTaggagtcgaaggcgctgaagtccaggTCGTCGCTGCTGGATGACCAACCTCCCCGAGTTGTTTccgatgaccaacctccccgcgtcgttttcgatgcgaaccgccgcgtcctttcgctgacaaggcgcccccacctgcgaaaaccgtcgttccgcgaggcgtcggcgcgcccgatttgcgcccttggcgaaggggccggcacagagttgccggcgattctattggactCGAAAATTGGCCGGCACCGTTTGGGACGCATCGGTGCGAGTCCATTTTCGCTCTCgacccccaaaacgctatcggggccgctaccggggccgccggtggagatactCTTACCAGTAACTGATACTACGGGATGCCCAATGCAGTGCCCTAGAGGTGCTGCTTCACACCTTTAGCTAGGTtggggtggtccaaagtaggttcagatgaggaggcagcctgctcttcaagaagtgggatcttaagccttaaaagcaagatttttggagagagaaacagatacatagtgtcatatttatggggtctcttctctcttttttataattAAAGTTGTAGCTTTCATTGGAGTgataagggcatgcccaatgcatgcCCTAGAGgtactgcctcacacctttagctaggttcgggtgatccaaagtaggttcggatgaggaggcagcctcttcattAGGAGGCAAcatcttcagccataaagtgaaaactgagtgaaaatgtgagagagaaagagaaaaaccaaataagcttttgagagaaagatatattaatgggaccataacatggtatgcatatgtcaaaagttttatccaagcctaggtggacagctgcctccattgctcatgccctaaaaTTCACCACGTTGCTTCttacaacttttttacatggagcagctAATTGTGTACGACACCATTGCTCAGGCACTACTAGTACTACATCAGCTAATTGTGTACGACACCATTGCTCAGGCACTACTAGTACTACATCGATAGTACTGCTTCACATTTTCCCACGCTCGGTCCTTCTGCACAGTGTCAAGCAGGATGAAGTTCAGTAAACACAAGTACTGAGGACATGCATTACTACCATTTATTTGCACGTTGCACCTTTGAAGAAGGAAAAGAACACGTATATGGATTAATAACAATACAAAAAAGCACATCTAAAAAAACATTACTGCACAAAAAAGCAGAGAGGTTGACAAAGTAAAAGCAGCACCTTTGTGCAGCGAAAGGGTGGAGACCTTGTTTTGTTCTTTCCGTTATCCCGGGCATCTTTGGTCTTTCTGCTGTCAACTAAAGCTGGAGAAAAGAAGAAAGCCTAGAAAAGAGGAAGACGCAGACGGGTAAAAGAGGGAGCGACGAAGTTGACTTCTTACAGGTCATCAGGCAGGCACGCCAGCAGCCAAACTGTACGTACGCAGCGTACATACAAGTGTGGTCAATTTCCCTGGCAAGACGTGGACGCATCAAACATCGTCGACGGCTCTTCTCCCAAGGTCCAAACATATGTGCAGGCATCGTCCACAGGATGCAGCAAAAAGCTTTTGAAGACAAGTGGAGATCATAATGTACACAAACATCTATCCTATCCAAATTTCAGTCAGTGCTAATAATTTGTACATCAACTGTTACTGGACGCCGGTTCTTAGCTCGTCTTCAAGCTCGTCAAACTCCCATCCACCGATGTCGTCAGCCTCGTATTCCTTGAAATCTTGGTCCAGCTTCCCCGGCTCCGAGTCCGACTCCGACGGCAGCCGCGTCCTGAGCTGGGCAGCGATCGGGGACTCCGTTCTTGAGTGGCCTGGCGTGCCGGCGCTGCTCTTGAAGGAGAGAGACCCGAGCCGTCTTGAtctctcttctttttctttgatctCGATTTGTAGCACGGGTCGTGGAACCGATTGGAATTCGACTCGCAGCTTGTCGATGGTGGCGAACAGGTCTTTCACCTCAGGGTTATCCCTGCATAACATCAATTCGGCACTGTACTTGaagacatgttcagggagtagaaTGGAAATGGCAGTTCTTTTAGCTCCAAACAAGGTCATATAAAAATTTATCTTGATTCTTGAACAGCAATTTACCTGGCCCTACGCTCTGGATTGGAAAATGTTAATGTTCTGATATTATCAGCTAAACTGAATGCCGCTACAACCTGAAACAAATCACAAGGTCATGCAAAAATCTCAAGCTGAAAAATAACTTCTCAAAGCCAGCTGTAACTGCATGAGAACTTGCTAGACTTTTCTGTCTCAGGAGGAAGCAGGGTAAAGAATATAATCAAGAATGACCTTTTTCTCAGTTTCCAAATATCCTTCCTCGAGGTATTTCTGTGGGTTTGATTGCTTCGACGGGCCGTTATCTCCACCATCCACCGATACTGATCTGTTGATGTAATCAATAGCATTAGCACAGGATGTGTCGCTTGATTCTTGTACTCCGTAAAAAGAAACTAGACTAACAACAACTGAGAACTAATACCTGTCACTGAAAATTTTCAAGTTATCAACAAAGGTCTTTATACGATCTATAGAAGTGCTCAGCTCTTCCTAGAAAACAGAAAGAAACAACCAGTTCAGAAACACAATATAATATGAAAAAAGTACTTACAAAAGGCCCTTTTCCATAGTATATCACTTCTTTAGAAAGAAAAGTCAAATGAGTACCACGCATGCAGAAACATGATGCTTAATCGAGTTAACAAAGCAGACTCCACATCTATCCAGTTCATCACTGCAATCAGCAAACATTCCAAATAACAAACTTATGTTAATAAATATTTATACGTAGAAATCATCAGTGGGTATTTTTTCAGCGAAAGAGCATACATACTTGGCCTGCTTCTCCTTTATTTCTTCGTATAATGACTGCAACTTCCATGTATCTTCTAAAAAGTTGATCCAAGCACGAACAGTGCTTGCTTCTACTTTGGAGGAAGCAACAGATCTTGACAGTTCATCTTCCTAAAGCAAGCATATGGCAGAAATATTGAGCAAGTGAAAAGCTTCGCTTTTCATAAAGCATTTTCTAATGAAGAAACTGGCAAAAAAGAAGTTACCAAACCTTTGCTTTCAAGTGTAGCACTATCTGATTGCTGGCTTCATCGAATTGTTCTCTCTCCTCTCTAGTTTTTTTCAGCTTCAGGGCAGTTGCATTCAGTTTAGTATTTACCTGTAATCTGAGTTTCAGAATCACTCTTAAAAAGTAATCTTCTCATGGGATCATAGCCTAAGACTCTGTATAATAGTAAATCTAACAAGCGACGATGCAAACTGCAGAGCCTTTGGTTAGTCTAGAATTTGAACGCCAAATTTatattataaataaggtaaattaATAGGACACTTGATGCATGATTTATACAATAGTTAACACGCTGTATAAATGGGACATCATTAGATAGATCCGCCAAGTATGTAGCTCATTATTGTATCTGAAATGCTAGACAATAATTACATTTGTGGCCTTGTGGGATACTACTAAGATCACAAGTCATAATCTAAAGCTACAATATAATTGTAGCTTGTATTTAAACCTTAAATATCTCCTTGCAATATCTTCACATAAAACAATCATGGTAGATTGGTAGAGTATAAAGGTACATTCACCTTTATCTGTACTCTATCATAACATAATTAGAATATTTAAATGTGGCCCATTTCAGTTGGTGCACCTTCTAGGACAACATGAATAAACAGCTTCAGATCCCACATACTCCGCTAGGTGAATTCCTACTCTGTTTACCTCTCAAGACTGAAACAAAAAATTACTGAATTCCAAACTTAAGCAAAATATTACCAGCACATTTTCGTTCTCTGAATTActgaaatactccctccattcaaaaTTAAGTATCTCagaattttttcaaaatgaacGAACCTACACCCTAAAAT contains:
- the LOC124695484 gene encoding probable membrane-associated kinase regulator 4; translation: MCPRATAEHGGAAMAMAMTSAHSFGEEEYIDLDLSSCGEYEFRVCRSRAPCAEETPCRGRTHRVAPRPGGKAPHAEATAGSGGCRRSTATVAPLQQSHDVRGAQPARAARGKAVRARLQASRAFFRSLFARTSCSDHERCRGGAGVPCPSGSVSGKKGPFGQFKNGGSGAGPTTLRSSIEQEKEEEEEEHAASIRQRKSFSGVIRWRPSTTRAPAPTPTPAPPPPPVSSTRRKSCGSVPAALTRSSSCRSECEPEGLIQGAIAYCKRTQQQQQRVLARKSVCVSDAALCSSSSSSS
- the LOC124698192 gene encoding uncharacterized protein LOC124698192, whose protein sequence is MNFFHVFLYSQALECVVLSMIMEAPTEEEVSLLSEIFGMCLNGGKDVHNAILSSIGDLAMLFSSYSDEVLAKRDELLQFAQCAISGIKINAEVARLDTEIMQLQQEINAIDAVRANSSRNRNKISPTVPEDFKTAVAEVRLCSRMEDLVLKKKSIHPGDSLETHFHKVDKLKVLSESLANSSAKAEKRIMENRLQKEESLIFRVTKTAEVSTAEKELETEISGLQKEKDQLEAELNKVNTKLNATALKLKKTREEREQFDEASNQIVLHLKAKEDELSRSVASSKVEASTVRAWINFLEDTWKLQSLYEEIKEKQANDELDRCGVCFVNSIKHHVSACVEELSTSIDRIKTFVDNLKIFSDRSVSVDGGDNGPSKQSNPQKYLEEGYLETEKKVVAAFSLADNIRTLTFSNPERRARDNPEVKDLFATIDKLRVEFQSVPRPVLQIEIKEKEERSRRLGSLSFKSSAGTPGHSRTESPIAAQLRTRLPSESDSEPGKLDQDFKEYEADDIGGWEFDELEDELRTGVQ